Genomic window (Fibrobacter sp. UWH6):
TGCAGTTCTTGACAACGTTGATGCTCTTGCTGTCGACACCGTAGTTGGTTTCGGCAAAACTGCGGTTCAGGCGTTCGCGCATGTCGTGGATGCCGAAGTATTCGCCGTTGTAGAATACCACCACCTGGCGGCTACGCTGGTAGTCCACTTCGGTACCTTCCATGAGGCTTACCAGCATGGGGTCGCCAAAGTAGTCTGTCCAGAAGCGGTTACCGTTGTTGCGGAGGTTGAATGCCTTGAACTTCTTGGCTTCGGGGCGGGTCTTGAACAGGGAATACTTTAAGGTCTTGTCGCCATAGTTGTCATTATCCATCTTGATGGCGACGCTCTTCTTGGGCTTATAGCGGCTGTAGTTTCCGATAATAGAGATGCCGGCATCAAATTCCCAGTTCTTGGTCTTGGTGGAACTTCCGTTTTCGAAGAATTCTACATGGACAGGGAGTTCTGTATCCTTCCAGAAGTTGGCCTGCTTACAGGGTTCGCTGCACTTGGGATTGTTGTTGTCGGTGGCACCGAAACCGCCTATATCCCACATGCCGCCGCCCTGGTTGTTGGTCAGGGGGCCTGTAGCATAAAGGCCATCGGTGGAGTCGAACATGTCGTGGTGATTCACCGTCAGGGCGACCACAGGCATGGTCACATTTTCGTTAATAAAATATGTTTGCGTTGTTGTATCTGCGGCTTGCCCATTTACAAATTCAGAGCAGCGGATCACGGTGTTTTCGGTAATCGGCTTGGCTGCTGTAATGCTTTCGGAATTCTGGGTGGGGAAGGAGCCATCGAAGGTACACTTGATCTGGCCTCCCTTTTGGGGGGTAGGCGGATCGATGGTCAAACTGGTATAGAAACCTGCCGGCGGCAAGAAGCTCTCCTTGGGAGCGTGGTTGTCGTCATATTCCTTGAGGGCGCTGGAAGAAGGTTCCGTAATGACGCCTGCGCTGCTGGTAGGTACAGGATTATTGGGGTCCACCGGGGTGGGTTCCGTGGAACCGTTGGAATTGGGGGAGGGATTGTTCGGGTCCACGACACCGGCGCTGCTGAGGGGGGCAGGATTGTTGGGGTCGACAGGGGTAACATCTCCGCTTGCGCTAGAAATGATATTGCCGTTTTCGTCGTAAATAGGTTCGCTAGATTCGCTGGAATTGATCAGCTCTCCGGTGGTGCTATCATCAGCGCCGGTTGAACTGTCGTCGGAACAGGCTGTTGTTCCAAGAGCTGTACCCAAAATTAAAGATCCTGCCAGGGCATAACGTGCCATTGCAGACATACGGACGATTTTCTTATTCACAAAACACCTCGAAGTGAAACTAAATCAATCCAAAACCACACACTACCAAGCCTCAAATTAACTAAAGATTCCCATATAAGTACAATTATAAGGTTTTCTTTACATTCTTTGGGCATAAAAAAAAGGATGGCATGACCGAAGTCACACCATCTAGAAACTAAAAGTTCCGTTATTTTGCCTTTAGAGCGGGCTAGTACGTTTGACGATTACTTGGACTTGCCCAGCATCTTGTAGGCGAAACCGCCGATGCAGCCGCCGAGAATGGGGGCTACCCAGAAGAGCCACAGCTGCTTGATAGCTGCACCGCCAACAAATACGGCCATTGCAGTGGAACGGGCCGGGTTCACGGAGGTGTTGGTTACGGGGATAGAAATCAGGTGGATCAGGGTGAGGCAGAGGCCGATGGCGATGGGGGCGAAGCCTGCGGGAGCGCGGCTATCGGTTGCGCCCATGATCACGAACAGGAAGATGCCTGTGAGGACCATTTCGACGATAAATGCGGTGCCCATGCCAGTGGCCTTGCCACCGAAGGCGTTCACGCCGTTTACCAGGGAATCGGACCAGCCGTTAGTGGCGAAGGCACCGATGCCTGCGTTAGTCAGGTTGGGGCATGCCACCAGCAGAAGGATACCTGCTGCGACGATACCGCCCAAAATCTGTGCGACGATGTAAGCCGGAGCTTCCTTGGCAGAGAAACGGCCGCCCATGACAAGGCCCAGGGTAACTGCAGGGTTCAGGTGGCAACCGGAAATATGGCCAATGGCATAGGCCATGGTCAGAACGGTAAGACCGAAGGCGAGAGAAACGCCAACGTAACCGATGCCGGTTGTGGGGACGCCGCAAGCGAGGACTGCGGAGCCGCAGCCGCCCAAGACCAGCCAGAAAGTACCGATTGCTTCTGCAATTGCACGAGAAAACAGTTTCATGTTACATCTCCATATTTTGCCCCCGTGGGGTTAGGATGGGGTGGGGGCAGTGTTTTTTGGTTGTTTTCTAAAATACAAATTGTGTATATCACTGGCTAGTGACTAGTATCACCTCTCCAAAATATTACATAAATATTATATTTGGCACCACTAGGAGTATTGTATGGAAACGAACGAACAGAAAGCGACTATCAATTTGGCAGGTCTGCTTCCCCAGAGGGCTGGGGATACCATCACATTGATAGAAGCCATTGGTATTCTCTGGTCTAAGAAGTTTTTTATTGCAGCCTTTATGGTTGTTGGCGCACTGATTGGCTGTCTGGTCATGAACTGGATTCGTCCCGAATTTACAAGCGACGCCATGCTGCAGATTGATATTCGCGGAAACAAGGCTACCCGAGCCATGGGCGAAATGGGTGCCCTGTTGGATATGACTAGCCCCGCCGACGCCGAAATCGAACTGGTTAAGAGCCGTAGCGTGCTTGCCTATGTGGTTGAAGAGGAGCATCTGCGCTTTAATGCCATTCCGGTAGGCAAGATGGATCGCCTGCTCCATCGCGAAGGTCGCATGGACATCGACGAACTGGATATTCCAGAAATTGCCCGCCGTGACCGCTGGACTGCCACGGTGACGGGCGCTAATTCCTATGCCGTCATTACTCCCGAAGGGGCAAAACTTGTAGAAGCTGAAGTCGGCGAAACTGTTCGCGCTCCCTATGCCGGTGATACGTTGGTGATGCGTGTGCGCCTGATTCGCGCAGCCGTCGGTCAGGAATTTGTACTACAGCAACTTAAGCCACTGGCCGCCATTCGTAGCCTAGCCCGAAAGTTATCTGTTAGCGAAAAGGGGAAGCAGACCGGTATTCTGGCCGTTTCCCTTAAACATCGCTATGCTGATCGTTCCGCAACAATCCTGAATGCCATTGCAAATACCTACGTGCGCCACAATGTAGAAAAGCGTAGTGCCGAAGCCGAAAAGACTTTGGAATTCCTAGAAAAACAGTTACCCGGTGTTAAGGCCAAGTTGGACACCGCCGAAAAGATCCTGGCCGATTACCGCCATAAGATTGGTTCTGTGGACATGACTGGTGAAACTCAGGTTCATTTGCAGAAAGAAGTGGACTTGCAGAAGCAGTTGCTGAAGCTGCAGCAGGAATATCAGGAAGCTACTCGCTTGTTCAAAGATGAACACCCGGCAGTGCGTACCATTGCTAAGCAGCAGGACAAGTTGAAGGGCGAACTTTCTAAGTTGAAGGCTAGCGCAGCTAAGATGCCCTTGACTCAGCAAGAAGTGATGCGCCTGCAGGAAGATGTGCAGGTGAACAATGCTATTTATAACACCATGCTCAACAACATCCAGCAACTTCGCGTGGTTCGTGCCGGCGAAGTGGGTAACGTACGCGTGGTGGACTATGCCATGGTGGAAGATCGCCCCAGCAAACCCAAGAAGTTGAACATCCTTATCTGCTGCGTTGCCGCATCCTTCATGGTTGCGGTGTTGCTGGTGTTCCTTATGCGTATGCTCCACAACGGCGTCCGTAGTACAACTGAGGTGGAAAAGGCTACGAGTATCAGTGTTTTCGCAAAGATTCCTGAACGTCGTGGTAAGGTCATGAAGGCACGTCGTCGCAATTTGGTTCCCTTGGTTGTTTCTCAACCTGAAGATCCGGCAAGCGAAGCCTTCCGCAGTTTGCTTACCTCTGTGGATTTTACGGTTCCGTCTCAGACCCATCCTGTAATCATGGTGTCTGGTCTTATTCCTGGTGTAGGTAAGAGTTTTGTTTCTTCTAACTTGGCTGCACTACACGCTACGTCTGGCAAGCGCACTTTGCTGATTGATGCGGATATGCGTCGAGGCGTGCATCGTAGCAGTAGTAAAATGGGTCTGGCTGAAGTGCTGGGAGGTTTGTGTGAATTTGGAGTTGCAGTTGCAACCTCTGATATTGAAAACTTGTTTGTTATTTCTGCTGGACACACGAAGCTGTCGCCCAGTGAACTATTGCGTGGTGAAAACTTTAGGAGCATGCTTGATGAGGCCCGCAAACAATTCGATGTAATTATTGTGGATACCCCACCCATGAGCATGGTGACCGATGCCGAATTGATTTACCCTGCTGCCGATTTCAGCCTGTTTGTTCTGCATTATGGAAAGCATAGCATGGATGAAATTTCCGAGGCGATGACCAAGATGAAGCGCTTTGGAGAAAAGCCCAAGGCCTTTGTGATGAACCACTGCGAACGTGAAACCGGCCGTTATGGATACGGTTATGGTTATGGATACTATGGGTATTACTCCAAGAAAAAGTAAGGATGATTCCGAGACCCGTGGCGTTTTTGCTTTCTTGGGTGCGGTTGCTGTAGCCTTTGCCTTGCTTGGTTTGTTGGCAAATACCGCTTTTGCTGCATCTCCTGTACACGGAACCGAACATAACCGTAACCTTCGTGGGCTGGATTATATGCCCATGTTGTTGGAATACCATAGGCATACCATAGGGGAGGGTAGACAGTTCTTTGCATACCCTGCCCGCGATACCACCTTCCGCACACACTTCAATGAAACGGAAGCCCGCGCCATGGCAAGCATTGCGGATACTATCGGCGATGTGTTCGTTGGCGGTCCCCACGTTTATGCAGTTGCCGTTTCTCCTATACTTGGAATTGACTTTCGCGGAGGCGAAGCCCTAGACGATACTATTTGGCCTGGTGTTGATGCTGGTCTTTACATTCGAGGCTTTGCCGATTCCCTGGATTTTGACCTTGATGCCCGTATGTATTCTGAAGCGCACAGTGCAGGAGTCAATAAGGGCGCCAAACGTAAACCCAAGAGTTATGATGGGGAAGTCTTTGATGTTCAAAGTGAAAATAGCAATGACGGCGGAGCCGATTACGTTAGCTATTCCCGTTATCGCGCCCACCTTGGTTTGAACTATGCTTTTGCCAGGCTGGAACTTGCCCGAGATGTAATGCACTGGGGGCCCGGTTATTACAATAATTTGTCTTTAAACCAGTTTGCGCTCCCTTATAACATGATTTCCCTGGATTTTAAGTTTGGTCCCCTCCATGTACTAAGCGCCTACGCAGACCTCCGTGTCAACAGCTGGAGTTACAGCAAGGATAACCTGAATGATCGTAATTTGTATGCACACCGTTACGAACTTAACTTGTTCAAAAACGACTTGGTGGTTGGCATAAGCGAATTGCAAATCCTGTACAACGAAAATAAACCTTGGCTCTTTGTTCCCGTGGTACCCCTGTTTATCGAAAAGGGCAATTACACCGAGCGAGTGAATAACGGCGCTCTATCTATGGATTTGAATTACCGTCTATTCAATACGGCTCGAATCTATGGTGAATTCTTCTTGGATGACCTGGAGTCTCCCATGGCCGTATACGAAAACAAGTACAGCAATAACCGTTGGGCTGCCATGGCGGGTATGCAAGTGTCCCATGACTTTTATCTTAAGGAAAAAAAGATTGAAGCCGGAACTATCGCAGAAATTGCCCGTGTAGAACCATACACCTATGGTCATTATGATACAGCTATGGCCCAGATGGCTCACCTGGGAATGCCTCTAGGAAATCCCAATGGACCGAATAGCTTGAGTATCGACTGGGCCATATATGGTAGAATGACTTTAGATAAGTCTGCGACGACTCGCAGTATATTTATGAGTTACCGTAGTCAGTGGCTCTGGAAGGGTGATGATTACGGCAGCAGCATTGATGACCCCTACAAATGGGCAGAAAAGCACTTTATACATGGTGCAAAAATGCACTACAATGGCACCGTCGCCCTTGATTTTAGGGGCGTGTATGTTGGATTCATGGGGGAATACACCTTTGGAAGCGACCCTGCAGTAAATGTGCGCACCACACTCATGTGGTAGTTTCTATATTTTACGAATCCTGGAGCATGGGTATATAAAAAGGGAGTGGCTTATGCTAAATAAAATTCGTCTACTGTTTGCCAACTTCAGGTTGCGAAAGCGTTTGTTGGCTGTAGCGGATGCATGCATCGTTGTTTTTGCAGGGCTAGTAGCGAATGTTCCTCTCCCTTTGTTTGCAGAACGTATCGGACGCCCCGACCTCATTGTCATTTTTGCATTGACTGTATTGACCTGCTTTGGTTCCCTGATTTTTATGGGGGCCTACAATAAGCTGTGGCGCTATTTTAGCAAGAAGGATTACCTGAGCTGTATCTATGGCTGCCTTTTGGGCATGTTCCTGGGCTACTTCTTGCTGTACCTGACTACCGAAAAAGTATTCATTGAGTTTCAGATCCTCCACTTTATCGTGGCGACCTTTGGCATTTGCGCTTTCCGCTACCTGTTCAAGGATGCCTTTATGGTGCTCCTTAAGACCGGCATAGACGAAGCCCACCGCAAGCGCACCATGATCATTGGTGCCGGCAGCGCCTCTTTGGCTTTGCTCCGTGAATTCAAGGTGGCCTCGGAAGATATGTCATCTGACAATGCGGCCAGCAAGATCAATCCAGTTTGCCTGATTGATGATGACCGTGATAAGATCGGTAAGACCTTTGAAGGGGTTCTTGTTGCCGGCGGTACCAGCGAAATCCCAAAAATCGCAAGGCTCGAACGCATCGAAGAAATCCTTTTCTGCATTCCCAGCTGCCCGGCCCCCGACCGCCAGAAAATTTTGGAAATCTGTAACGACACCAACCTGCCTGTAAAGGTGGTCCCCTTCCTGGGCAATATTGTGGAATCCGGCAATTACGTGGGCCAGATCCGCGACATCAAGGTAGAAGACCTGCTGGGCCGTGAACCTATCAAGTTCAACAACAAGGATGTGCGCAACTTTATCGAAGGCAAGGTCTGCATGGTTAGTGGCGGCGGTGGCAGTATCGGTAGCGAACTGGTACGCCAGATTGCCAAGTACAATCCCAAGCAGGTG
Coding sequences:
- the aqpZ gene encoding aquaporin Z; translated protein: MKLFSRAIAEAIGTFWLVLGGCGSAVLACGVPTTGIGYVGVSLAFGLTVLTMAYAIGHISGCHLNPAVTLGLVMGGRFSAKEAPAYIVAQILGGIVAAGILLLVACPNLTNAGIGAFATNGWSDSLVNGVNAFGGKATGMGTAFIVEMVLTGIFLFVIMGATDSRAPAGFAPIAIGLCLTLIHLISIPVTNTSVNPARSTAMAVFVGGAAIKQLWLFWVAPILGGCIGGFAYKMLGKSK
- a CDS encoding polysaccharide biosynthesis tyrosine autokinase, encoding METNEQKATINLAGLLPQRAGDTITLIEAIGILWSKKFFIAAFMVVGALIGCLVMNWIRPEFTSDAMLQIDIRGNKATRAMGEMGALLDMTSPADAEIELVKSRSVLAYVVEEEHLRFNAIPVGKMDRLLHREGRMDIDELDIPEIARRDRWTATVTGANSYAVITPEGAKLVEAEVGETVRAPYAGDTLVMRVRLIRAAVGQEFVLQQLKPLAAIRSLARKLSVSEKGKQTGILAVSLKHRYADRSATILNAIANTYVRHNVEKRSAEAEKTLEFLEKQLPGVKAKLDTAEKILADYRHKIGSVDMTGETQVHLQKEVDLQKQLLKLQQEYQEATRLFKDEHPAVRTIAKQQDKLKGELSKLKASAAKMPLTQQEVMRLQEDVQVNNAIYNTMLNNIQQLRVVRAGEVGNVRVVDYAMVEDRPSKPKKLNILICCVAASFMVAVLLVFLMRMLHNGVRSTTEVEKATSISVFAKIPERRGKVMKARRRNLVPLVVSQPEDPASEAFRSLLTSVDFTVPSQTHPVIMVSGLIPGVGKSFVSSNLAALHATSGKRTLLIDADMRRGVHRSSSKMGLAEVLGGLCEFGVAVATSDIENLFVISAGHTKLSPSELLRGENFRSMLDEARKQFDVIIVDTPPMSMVTDAELIYPAADFSLFVLHYGKHSMDEISEAMTKMKRFGEKPKAFVMNHCERETGRYGYGYGYGYYGYYSKKK
- a CDS encoding nucleoside-diphosphate sugar epimerase/dehydratase, with product MLNKIRLLFANFRLRKRLLAVADACIVVFAGLVANVPLPLFAERIGRPDLIVIFALTVLTCFGSLIFMGAYNKLWRYFSKKDYLSCIYGCLLGMFLGYFLLYLTTEKVFIEFQILHFIVATFGICAFRYLFKDAFMVLLKTGIDEAHRKRTMIIGAGSASLALLREFKVASEDMSSDNAASKINPVCLIDDDRDKIGKTFEGVLVAGGTSEIPKIARLERIEEILFCIPSCPAPDRQKILEICNDTNLPVKVVPFLGNIVESGNYVGQIRDIKVEDLLGREPIKFNNKDVRNFIEGKVCMVSGGGGSIGSELVRQIAKYNPKQVIIIDIYENNAYDIQQELVMEYGKELNLVTLIASVRDYFRMNEIFKTYKPDVVFHAAAHKHVPLMEHNPMEAIKNNVMGTFNMGCLALFNNVQKFVMISTDKAVNPTNVMGASKRCCEMIVQYLSQQAGSKTEFVTTRFGNVLGSNGSVIPLFKRQIEKGGPVTVTHPDIIRYFMTIPEAVSLVMEAASIAKGGEIFVLDMGQPVKIVSLAENLIRMYGKVPYKDVEIKFTGLRPGEKIKEELLMNEEGLLRTKNKLIFIGKQIEIDMDQFIVALWTLRNAAKKNDDKAAISALHDIVPTFTTPEEFNKTVMMKAL
- a CDS encoding CotH kinase family protein; this encodes MNKKIVRMSAMARYALAGSLILGTALGTTACSDDSSTGADDSTTGELINSSESSEPIYDENGNIISSASGDVTPVDPNNPAPLSSAGVVDPNNPSPNSNGSTEPTPVDPNNPVPTSSAGVITEPSSSALKEYDDNHAPKESFLPPAGFYTSLTIDPPTPQKGGQIKCTFDGSFPTQNSESITAAKPITENTVIRCSEFVNGQAADTTTQTYFINENVTMPVVALTVNHHDMFDSTDGLYATGPLTNNQGGGMWDIGGFGATDNNNPKCSEPCKQANFWKDTELPVHVEFFENGSSTKTKNWEFDAGISIIGNYSRYKPKKSVAIKMDNDNYGDKTLKYSLFKTRPEAKKFKAFNLRNNGNRFWTDYFGDPMLVSLMEGTEVDYQRSRQVVVFYNGEYFGIHDMRERLNRSFAETNYGVDSKSINVVKNCSNGDEGYQNGWCPSGTNGASANEFAQLVNTITSGNFEGENNQQYEEVKKKLNISSFAQYMIAEMYIHNGDWPNNNIRFWGSPANGQPFKAMIFDVDHGYGFSPGITGFDTESQNMFQWVLGSATMDNNNGGNQGGNQGGIGGIGGFGGGMGGWGMGSTTTLGNMLKKLLANPDFKRLFINQSCILLNSYLTYEKVQAAVQNMLATIPSSEQSRDEQRWPRNQSSFTWAPSGSDLLRFAQNRTETTRQELANYFGLSGEVSVTLSASGNGKIYVDEMALPSTTYQGKFLAGNPLKLTAVAVSGGVFTGWSDGSTENPRLVEPSAGMTLTAQFK